A genomic window from Fusarium oxysporum Fo47 chromosome VIII, complete sequence includes:
- a CDS encoding endopolygalacturonase PG2, producing MFSSTVLLSGLVASVLAAPALEARAGSCTFTDAATAIKNKAGCSTITLNNIAVPAKTTLDLTKLNDGTHVIFQGKTTFGYAEWEGPLISFTGNNLLIEGAAGHSIDCEGKRWWDGKGSNGGKKKPKFFSAHSLKNSNIKNLNVLNTPVQAFSINSVTNLGVYGVHMDNSLGDSLGGHNTDAFDVGSSNGVYISGAVVKNQDDCLAINSGTNITFTGGNCSGGHGLSIGSVGGRSDNTVKTVRILNSSISNSDNGVRIKTVSGATGSVSDVKYDTITLSNIAKYGIVIEQDYENGSPTGTPTAGVPITDVTINKVTGTVKSSGTDVYILCANCKNWTWTNNKVTGGKTSTKCKGIPSGASC from the exons ATGTTCTCTTCAACTGTCCTTCTCAGCGGCCTGGTCGCCTCCGTACTTGCGGCCCCAGCTCTTGAGGCTCGTGCCGGCAGCTGCACTTTCACCGATGCTGCTACTGCTATTAAGAACAAGGCTGGCTGCTCTACTATCACCCTCAACAACATTGCCGTTCCTGCCAAGACCACTCTCGACTTGACCAAGCTCAATGATGGCACTCAC GTCATCTTCCAGGGCAAGACCACTTTCGGCTATGCTGAGTGGGAGGGCCctctcatctccttcacTGGTAACAATCTTCTCATCGAGGGAGCTGCTGGACACTCCATCGACTGCGAGGGTAAGAGATGGTGGGATGGCAAGGGCAGCAACGgcggcaagaagaagcccaagttCTTCAGCGCCCACTCTCTCAAGAactccaacatcaagaacttGAACGTTCTCAACACCCCTGTCCAGGCcttcagcatcaacagcGTCACCAACTTGGGCGTCTATGGCGTTCACATGGACAACTCTCTCGGCGACTCTCTCGGCGGACACAACACCGATGCTTTCGACGTTGGCTCCTCTAACGGCGTGTATATCTCTGGAgctgttgtcaagaaccAGGACGATTGTCTCGCCATCAACTCTGGTACCAACATCACCTTCACCGGCGGCAACTGCAGTGGCGGCCACGGTCTCTCCATTGGATCCGTTGGTGGACGCTCTGACAACACCGTCAAGACTGTCCGCATCCTCAActcttccatctccaactcCGACAACGGTGTCCGCATCAAGACCGTTTCTGGCGCTACCGGTTCCGTTTCCGATGTCAAGTACGACACCATCACTCTCTCCAACATCGCCAAGTACGGTATCGTCATTGAGCAGGATTACGAGAACGGTTCTCCTACTGGAACCCCCACTGCTGGTGTCCCCATCACCGACgtcaccatcaacaaggtCACCGGAACTGTCAAGTCCAGCGGAACTGATGTCTACATCCTTTGCGCCAACTGCAAGAACTGGACCTGGACCAACAACAAGGTCACTGGTGGAAAGACCTCTACCAAGTGCAAGGGAATTCCCTCTGGTGCCTCTTGCTAA